The Xylanibacillus composti genomic interval ATTGGAGAACATTTATGTGTCAGCTATGGATTTTCGTGTCGTGGACCGGCTCCGTGACCAAATTGCTGAAGAATTGGACGCGATTGCAGCAAACGCTTAGGCGCGAGAAGCAGCATACGGACGCTCCCAGACGGGGGCGTCTTTGCTGTGCCCATGTCGATCGTTCTAGCAACGGACGTGGCAAGCAATCGTCTAGTATGGTAAGGTAACATTAACTATCACTTAAGAGGATGAGCGTATGTCAAAAACAGTTGTTTTAGCAGAGAAGCCTTCAGTCGGAAGAGATATTGCCCGGGTTCTCAAGTGCCAGCAAAAAGGCAATGGTTACTTTGAAGGCGAGAAGTATATTGTCACTTGGGCGTTAGGCCATCTGGTCACTCTGGCCGATCCCGAAGCATATGACAACAAGTATAAATCTTGGAGTCTGGAGGACTTGCCGATGCTCCCCCAGCCCTTGAAGCTTGTTGTCATCAAGCAAACCGGAAAGCAGTTCCAAACCGTCAAGTCCCAATTGCTTCGCAAAGATGTGGCGGATATTGTCATCGCCACGGATGCAGGCCGGGAAGGCGAGCTTGTCGCCAGATGGATTCTCGAAAAAGCGCATGTCAACAAACCGGTGAAACGCCTATGGATATCTTCTGTAACGGACAAGGCCATTCAGGAAGGCTTTCAGAATCTGAAGCCGGGTAAAGCATACGAGCATTTATACGCTTCGGCGGCTGCTCGTTCCGCAGCAGATTGGTACGTTGGAATCAATGCGACCCGGGCGTTGACGTGCAAGCATAATGCACAGCTTTCCTGCGGCCGGGTACAGACACCGACATTGGCGATTATTGCTCAGCGTGAAGAGGAGATTCGGCAGTTCAAGCCGCGCACTTATTATGGCATTCGAGCCGATGCGGGCTCCTTGAAGCTGATCTGGCGCGATCAGAAATCGAACCAGACACAGACGTTTGACAAAGCGGCAGCAGAGCAAGTGATTCGCTTGATTCAGGGCAAGGACGCTGTTGTCAAGCAGATCGATAAGCATTATAAGAAAAGCTATGCCCCGCAGCTGTACGACTTAACCGAGCTGCAAAGGGACGCCAACAAAAAGTTCGGCTATTCCGCGAAGGAAACACTCTCCATTATGCAATCGCTCTACGAGCAGCATAAGGCGGTTACGTATCCGCGTACGGATTCCCGTTATCTGTCTTCAGACATCGTCAGCACGTTGCAGGATCGGCTTCGCGCATGCGGCATTCAGATGTATGCCAAATATGCGAACGCGATTTTGAAAGCTGGCATCAAGGCGGGGAAATCCATCGTGGACGATGCCAAAGTAACGGATCATCATGCCATTATCCCAACGGAACAGTCACCGGAACTGCGCTCGCTGTCTTTGAAGGAACGTCATATTTATGATCTTGTCGTGAGACGTTTCCTCTCAGCGCTATACCCGCCCTTTGAATACGAGCAGACGACGATTCAGGCAGAGATCGGCAAGGAGCTGTTCACGGCACGCGGCAAGACCGTTCTTTCTCAAGGCTGGAAAGAGGTGTACGACCAGGCCATAGAAGAGGAGGAAACCGAGGAACTGGCTGATCAGGTGCTGCCGCCGATTCGGCAGGGAGAGCAATTGCCAGTGGCTTCTTTACTGCTGACAAGCGGTGAGACAAAGCCGCCTGCTCGATTCACCGAGGCTGCCTTGCTGACTGCAATGGAAAACCCGATTCCGTATATGTCGAACCGCGATCAGGCTTTGATTCGCACAATTGGCAAAACAGGCGGTCTGGGCACAGTCGCTACAAGGGCCGATATTATAGACAAGCTGTTCCACAATTTCTCGATCGAACTGGATGGCAAGAGCATACGTCTGACGGCTAAGGGCAGACAGTTGCTGGAGCTGGTCCCGGACGAATTGAAATCGCCGGAACTGACGGCAGCTTGGGAATTGAAGCTTGAGCAAATTGCGAAGGGCGCGCTGCCTCAGCAGGAATTTATCCGGGAAATGATGGACTTCGCGGGGAAATCCGTTCGAGAGATCAAGCAGAGCAAGCAAACGTTCAAGCATGACAACTTGACCTCAACCCGCTGTCCCGATTGCGGCAAGCCGATGCTGGAAGTGAAGGGCAAGCGCGGCCGGATGCTGGTCTGCCAGGACCGCGAGTGCGGCCATCGTAAAAACTTGGCGAGAACGACGAATGCCCGTTGTCCGCAGTGCCGCAAGAAGATGGAGCTTCGGGGAGAAGGTGAAGGGCAGCTCTTTGTTTGTCTATGTGGGTACAGAGAGAAGCTGTCTGTGTTTGAGAAGCGGAAAAAAGACAATCCGAAGGTTTCCAAGCGAGAGGTGTCTCAATATTTGCGCAAACAGCAGCAAGACGAGCCTATCAATACAGCCTTGGCGGATGCTTTGGCTAAGCTGAAGCTTGACAAGTAACAATCGGGGGGCTGTCCACGTGGACAGCCCCTGTTGAATGTGTTGGCGCTAAATGAAAAGCGTTAGTGAAGGGTTATTGCTTCGGGCTCTCCTTCGTTTGTGTCAATTGGCAGGCTTCCGCTATCCTCTTGTATGAGTGGAGACGGGCTTGAAAGTCATGAATGGGCGACACGATGAGCAGTTCATCGGTTTGGAACGCTTCCTGAATGGCAAGCAGCGCTTCCTTGACTTGCTCCGGCGTCCCGATGATGCGCCGTTGTCTTGTTTGCTGAATTCGCATAAGATCGTATTCCGTATACGGGTAATCCTCCGCAGTTTGTACGGATGGGAAATATGATAATTCCAGTCCTTTCTCCAAACGAAGGAAAAATAAATCCGTACTCCATGCGAGCCGATTGGCTTCTTCCTCCGTGTCTGCACAGATGGCCAAAACCGCTGCCATGGCCTGGGGTTTCGGGTACAGGGCAGAGGGCTGGTAATGTTCGCGGTAATACCGCATGGCGCTCTGGCCGCCCGTCACTCCGAAAAATTGCGCAAACGCGAATGGCAGTCCCAAGCGGGCTGCCAGCTTGGCGCTTTCATCGCTGGAGCCGAGCAGCCATACATCGGGTGCGCTCGGAATGGAGGGCGAGGTATGCAGACCGGCAAATCGATGCTCCTCTGGTAGGGTATTGTGCAAATAGTGAAGAATATCCAGGACTTGTTGCGGATATTGTTCGATATTGACGTACTTGTTTTCCTGCAGCGCTCTGGTGGCTATAGGCATGCCCCCAGGCGCCCTTCCTAGCCCCAAGTCGATTCTCCCCGGCTGAAGCGCTTCGAGCAGCTTGAAGTTTTCGGCGACTTTATAGGCGCTGTAATGAGGGAGCATCACTCCGCCCGAGCCAAGTCGGATAGAAGTTGTATGAGCGCCAAGATGAGCAAGCAGTACTTCCGGACTGGAGTGCGCCAATGATTCGGAGGCATGATGCTCGGACACCCAAAAGCGGGAAAATCCTAGCTGCTCGGTTACTTGGGCAAGCTTTGTTGTTTCGTTAAGCGCGTCTATCGCCGTACGTCCTTCGGCAATTTGGGACTGATCCAATACGCCCAATCTCATGAATGTTCACCTCATGTTTGGTCTATTCGGGATTGCGCCGCCGAATGTATACCAAATTATAGCATCCTCCTGTTGAAATGAAAAATGCCAGTCCCCCTATAGGACTGACATCAAGACGGTGAACTGTGATTGGCCTTTGCAGGCGACTTTAGCGATGCTTAGCCATGCTTGAGTCAACAGGCATTCAAGCTTGCAAGAGCTTATCTGTCTCCGCTCTTTGCGTGGAATCGGACCCCGCGTTTTTCGCCGCGGTTTTTGTTAATGGCCTGCTGCTCCTCGTCAGTGGGCAGGGAGACCAACTTCCATTCGGTATCGCCTATCATGACATCGCTGGGGAACACGTCTCCTCGTTTAAGCAGTTCCTCGCGCCCCCATTCGGTCATATAGATCCCGTCCGTCTCAACACGTTCTCCAGAATAAGGGTTCATGCCTTTTTCCTCTGCCATTGGCTGCTCCCTCCTTATCGGTTGTTGGGTCGCGGTGAGGCTGTTACTGTACAGTGAGATGAAACCTTCTTTATCGTTCCCTGTCATCGGCAAAATTATGTCGCGCGCGTTCTTCGATCTG includes:
- a CDS encoding LLM class flavin-dependent oxidoreductase encodes the protein MRLGVLDQSQIAEGRTAIDALNETTKLAQVTEQLGFSRFWVSEHHASESLAHSSPEVLLAHLGAHTTSIRLGSGGVMLPHYSAYKVAENFKLLEALQPGRIDLGLGRAPGGMPIATRALQENKYVNIEQYPQQVLDILHYLHNTLPEEHRFAGLHTSPSIPSAPDVWLLGSSDESAKLAARLGLPFAFAQFFGVTGGQSAMRYYREHYQPSALYPKPQAMAAVLAICADTEEEANRLAWSTDLFFLRLEKGLELSYFPSVQTAEDYPYTEYDLMRIQQTRQRRIIGTPEQVKEALLAIQEAFQTDELLIVSPIHDFQARLHSYKRIAEACQLTQTKESPKQ
- a CDS encoding DNA topoisomerase III is translated as MSKTVVLAEKPSVGRDIARVLKCQQKGNGYFEGEKYIVTWALGHLVTLADPEAYDNKYKSWSLEDLPMLPQPLKLVVIKQTGKQFQTVKSQLLRKDVADIVIATDAGREGELVARWILEKAHVNKPVKRLWISSVTDKAIQEGFQNLKPGKAYEHLYASAAARSAADWYVGINATRALTCKHNAQLSCGRVQTPTLAIIAQREEEIRQFKPRTYYGIRADAGSLKLIWRDQKSNQTQTFDKAAAEQVIRLIQGKDAVVKQIDKHYKKSYAPQLYDLTELQRDANKKFGYSAKETLSIMQSLYEQHKAVTYPRTDSRYLSSDIVSTLQDRLRACGIQMYAKYANAILKAGIKAGKSIVDDAKVTDHHAIIPTEQSPELRSLSLKERHIYDLVVRRFLSALYPPFEYEQTTIQAEIGKELFTARGKTVLSQGWKEVYDQAIEEEETEELADQVLPPIRQGEQLPVASLLLTSGETKPPARFTEAALLTAMENPIPYMSNRDQALIRTIGKTGGLGTVATRADIIDKLFHNFSIELDGKSIRLTAKGRQLLELVPDELKSPELTAAWELKLEQIAKGALPQQEFIREMMDFAGKSVREIKQSKQTFKHDNLTSTRCPDCGKPMLEVKGKRGRMLVCQDRECGHRKNLARTTNARCPQCRKKMELRGEGEGQLFVCLCGYREKLSVFEKRKKDNPKVSKREVSQYLRKQQQDEPINTALADALAKLKLDK